In the genome of Globicephala melas chromosome 3, mGloMel1.2, whole genome shotgun sequence, one region contains:
- the CCDC125 gene encoding coiled-coil domain-containing protein 125 isoform X7, with protein sequence MQCGILDWILEQKKDISRETGEILIKYLEVEILKTELEASQRHLEGKEEALRILQSNAIFGKATSHTQAVLQKTVEQKRSLEKSLPLSDHLIFTKKEINALQWEIEFDRNRFKNIEESWIQRYDRLNCENAVLKETLKLKTEEIKMLKSENTILNQQYLEALAMLDIKQQKMAQENTCQDTSGFTEVSGLELAVLGACLCHGPRGSPCTCARLAASTRKMLLQVKQELELLQKSKEEAYIMADAFRIAFEQQLMRKNDQALRLTQMDKMCKKATKGTNWKHLKDDGLPSQRSKKTLGQKLLGMLPLENSSKSTGDQHDPQEVFKMLTDLLNDKEEALAHQRKVSYMLARALEDRGTTSKENKEKNPMKDNSPLKNPWQKTSEFPVLRGPVHSSVQIFNSVGCICSVQHFQTDQYYTRTLKRSCSLPSNIMY encoded by the exons GAGGTAGaaattttgaaaactgaactTGAGGCATCTCAAAGACATCTTGAAGGTAAAGAGGAAGCATTGAGAATTCTTCAAAGCAAT gcAATATTTGGCAAAGCCACAAGTCATACCCAGGCAGTGCTTCAAAAAACTGTGGAACAAAAGAGATCCTTGGAGAAG AGCCTGCCTCTTTCTGATCATCTCATCTTCACTAAAAAG GAAATAAATGCCTTGCAGTGGGAAATAGAATTTGATCgcaatagatttaaaaatatagaggaaTCTTGGATCCAAAGATATGACAG GCTAAATTGTGAAAATGCAGTCCTCAAAGAAACtttgaaactgaaaacagaagaaattaaaatgctcAAGTCTGAAAATACAA TTTTGAATCAACAGTATTTGGAGGCCCTCGCCATGCTTGATATCAAACAGCAGAAGATGGCTCAGGAAAACACATGCCAGGACACAAGTGGCTTTACAGAGGTTTCAGGTCTTGAG CTTGCAGTCCTGGGAGCCTGCCTTTGTCACGGTCCCAGAGGGAGCCCCTGTACCTGTGCCAGACTGGCAGCATCTACTCGGAAAATGCTCCTTCAGGTCAAACAGGAG TTGGAACTTCTGCAGAAGAGTAAAGAAGAAGCCTACATAATGGCAGATGCATTCAGAATTGCATTTGAGCAACAATTAATGAGGAAAAATGACCAGGCACTAAGATTGACACAAATGGATAAAATGTGTAAGAAAGCAACAAAAGGGACAAATTGGAAGCACCTTAAAGATGATG GGTTACCATCACAAAGGAGTAAGAAGACCTTAGGGCAGAAACTGTTGGGTATGctccctttggaaaacagttctaAGAGTACTGGTGACCAGCATGATCCTCAGGAAGTCTTTAAGATGCTAACAGATTTG TTAAATGATAAAGAAGAAGCTTTGGCTCATCAAAGAAAAGTTAGTTACATGCTTGCTCGGGCTTTGGAAGACAGAGGCACCACctcaaaagagaataaagaaaaaaatcctatgaaAGACAATTCTCCATTAAAAAACCCCTGGCAGAAAACTTCAGAATTCCCTGTTTTACGTGGTCCTGTACATTCAAGTGTTCAAATTTTTAATTCTGTGGGCTGCATTTGTTCAGTTCAGCACTTTCAAACAGATCAATACTACACAAGAACTCTTAAAAGATCCTGTTCTTTGCCATCAAATATCATGTACTGA